Part of the Elusimicrobiota bacterium genome is shown below.
AGTTTGGAGCCACCCAGGCGGTTTTCACCACGCCTACCGACCAACGGACGGAAGATTACATCACAGGGAGGTTCGGCTGATGGAACGTCATTTTGATCAGGATTTACAGCAATTGAAAGAACGGATTCTCTACATGGGAAGCCTGGCCGAAACCATGATCCACATGGCAATTAAGGCCCTGACGGAGCGCCGGCTGGAACTCACCCAGAAGGTGTATCAACACGAAGAAGAGGTGAATAAGCTCCAGATCGAAGTGGACGACCGCTGCCTCAAGATGATCGCTTTGCATCAACCGGCGGCTTCGGATCTCCGGTTTCTGGCCGCGGGCATGAAAATAAACGCGGATCTGGAACGTATCGGAGATCAAGCGGTCAATATCTGCCAGACCACAGAGTTCCTGCTCAAAGAAGCCCCCCTGAAACCGCTGATTGATGTCCCCCGCATGGCGGAGATCGCCACGGAGATGCTGAAGAACGCTTTGGATTCGTTTGTTCAGAAGGACGAAAACCTGGCACGCTCGGTGCTGGTCCGCGACGACGAAGTGGATCAGTTAAAAGAACAGGTGTTCCGAGAACTTTTGACTTTCATGTTGTCGGATCCCTCCACCATCAAGCGGGCCCTTGATTTGATCCTCATTTCACGCAACTTGGAGCGCATCGCGGACCACGCCACCAACATCGCTGAAGACGTGGTGTTCGTGGTGGCCGGCAAGGACATCCGTCACCACTCCGAAGCCCTCAACACTCCTCGC
Proteins encoded:
- the phoU gene encoding phosphate signaling complex protein PhoU, with translation MERHFDQDLQQLKERILYMGSLAETMIHMAIKALTERRLELTQKVYQHEEEVNKLQIEVDDRCLKMIALHQPAASDLRFLAAGMKINADLERIGDQAVNICQTTEFLLKEAPLKPLIDVPRMAEIATEMLKNALDSFVQKDENLARSVLVRDDEVDQLKEQVFRELLTFMLSDPSTIKRALDLILISRNLERIADHATNIAEDVVFVVAGKDIRHHSEALNTPRA